Genomic DNA from Alkalihalobacterium alkalinitrilicum:
CTTCCTCTAAATCAATAACAGGTGCTTTACCTGAAATACGTCCTTCGACTAACTTTTGAAGCTCACTACCGCCAAATTCCTTCTTTGTATCCCCGAGAAGATAAATTACGTCTCCAGCTTCTTTAAAATTCTGTGTTGTAATATATTCTGTTTTCTCGATTAAACCGACCATCCCAATTGTAGGTGTTGGATACACAGCTTCTCCACTTCTTTCGTTATAAAGAGAAACGTTACCACCAATAACTGGAACACCAAACGTGCGACATGCTTCACTCATACCATCTGTTGATTTCTCTAATTGCCAGAAGATTTCTGGACGTTCTGGATTACCGTAGTTAAGGCAGTCTGTAATTCCTAGTGGTTCTGCACCAGAACAAACGATATTGCGTGCCGCCTCAGCAATCGCAATCTTTCCGCCAACTTCTGGGTCTAGGTATAAGTAGCGAGAGTTACAATCTGTTGTCATTGCTAATGCTTTTTCTGTTCCACGGATACGAACTACCGCTGCATCAGATCCAGGTGAAACAACTGTATTGGTTTGAACCATATAATCATATTGATCATACACCCACTCTTTACTAGCGATCGTAGGTTGGGAAAGTAAGTTAATGAGTGCTTCTTTTGCATCTTCAATTTCAGGAGCAACGTTTTCTTGTGATTGGAACTCACTATAGTAAGCTGGTTCTTTAGATGGTTTGTGATAAACAGGTGCATCTTCAGCAAGTGCATCTACTGGAACATCAGCTACAACTTCACCTTTGTGAAGAAGGTGTAACTTTTTATCATCTGTAACGTATCCAATCTCACGACACATTAAACCCCATTTCTCAACGATCTCACGGATTTCTGCTTCTCTTCCTTTTTGAACAACGATCAGCATACGTTCCTGTGACTCGGAAAGCATCATTTCATAAGGTGTCATATTCTTTTCCCGTTGTGGAACTTCATCTAAGTTCATTACGATACCTGAACCCGCTTTACTCGCCATCTCTGCCGAAGAAGATGTAAGACCTGCAGCACCCATATCTTGAATTCCAACTAATGCATCTGATTGGATAATTTCAAGACTTGCTTCAAGTAAAAGTTTTTCCATAAATGGATCTCCAACTTGAACTGCTGGACGCTTCTCTTCAGAGGCTTCGCTTAACTCTTCAGAAGCAAATGTGGCTCCGTGAATACCGTCACGACCAGTAGAAGCACCAACGTACATTACCGTATTACCTACACCTTTTGCTTGTCCTTTTTTAATATCCTTATGATCAATTAAACCAACACACATAGCGTTCACAAGCGGGTTTCCTTCATAACAAGGGTCAAATTGAATTTCTCCACCTACTGTTGGGACACCTACGCAGTTTCCGTATCCCGCAATCCCTGCAACGACTTCTTCAAATAAATATTTCACTTTCGGCGAAGTTAGTTCACCAAATCGTAGTGAGTTTAAAATAGAAATCGGACGGGCCCCCATTGAAAATACATCACGTAAAATTCCGCCTACACCTGTTGCCGCACCTTGGTATGGCTCAATAGCAGATGGGTGGTTGTGACTTTCAATTTTGAATACAACCGCTTGGTCATCGCCAATATCAATAATTCCAGCTCCTTCTCCAGGACCTTGAAGTACTTTTTCCCCATCAACTGGGAATTTCTTTAGAAGAACTTTTGAATTCTTATAACTACAATGCTCTGACCACATAACAGAAAATAAACCAAGCTCTGTATAATTAGGTAAGCGACCTAAAATCGACTCGACCATACCAAATTCTTCATCTGTTAAGCCCATTTCTGCATATATCTTTTGTTCTTTAATCATTTCAGGAGTTGGTTCACGATGTAGCGACATGGGTTTCCCTCCAGTTTCGCAAAATTGATTTAAATAGTTTCAGTCCATCTTCACTGCCTATTAGCGGCTCTACCGCACGCTCTGGGTGAGGCATCATCCCAAGTACATTTCCTCGTTCATTCATAATACCAGCAATTTGCTCAAGCGAACCGTTAACATTCGTCTTATAAGTGAAGACGATTTGCTTGTTTTCTTTTAACGATACGAGTGTTTCCTCATCACAATAATAGTTTCCTTCACCGTGAGCGACAGGAATTGAGATCACTTGACCTTGCTCATATTCTGAGGTAAATAATGTTTCATTGTTTTCAACAACTAAATCAACAGGACGGCAAATGAATTTTAAGTTTTCGTTACGCTTCATCGCCCCTGGTAATAATCCAGCTTCAAGAAGAATTTGGAATCCATTACATACGCCAAGTACAGGCTTTCCAGCTTCTGCAGCTTCAATTACAGACTCCATGATGTTCGCAAAGCGGGCGATTGCCCCTGAACGTAAGTAGTCTCCATAAGAAAAGCCCCCTGGTATCAAAATACCATCAAATTTGTCCAAATCTGTCTCCGCATGCCATACATATTCTACTTCTTCACCAAGTGCATCTGAGATAGCATGAAACATATCCGCATCACAGTTGGAACCTGGAAAGACAATAACTGCATATTTCATAGAGTTTATGCCTCCTCTACTTCAAAGCGGTAATCTTCAATAACTGTATTAGCTAGAAGTTTTTCACACATTTCTTTCACTCTTGCATCGAGGTCTTGTTCACTTTTATTAATTAATAACTCCATGTATTTACCAATACGTACATCTTCTACTTCGTTATACGTTAATGCATGTAGAGAACCTTTCACTGCAGTTCCTTGTGGGTCTAATACACTTTCTTTTAATGTAACGAATACTTTTACTTTGTACATGATGATCCTCCTAAGCGATTTAAAATTTCTTGATATCCATCTTGTAAGTTTCCTAAATTCCGACGATAGACGTCTTTATCAAATTTTTGGTTTGTATCTTTATCCCAAAGACGGCATGTGTCAGGTGACACTTCATCTGCGAGAAGTAGCTCACCATCATTGGTCATCCCAAATTCAAGCTTGAAATCTACTAAAAGTACATTGATTTTTGCAAAAACTTCTTTTAGAACTTCATTCACTTGTAAACATTTTTCACGCATAATCTCTTGTTGTTCTTTCGTTGCGATATTTAACACTCGAATATGGTCTTCTGTCACGAGTGGATCTCCCAAATCATCATCTTTGTAGTAAAATTCAACAATCGGATCCTCCATCACTGTGCCTTCATCGATACCTAGTCGCTTAGATAAGCTCCCAGCGATAATGTTACGAACAACCACTTCAAGTGGGATGATCGTTACTTTCTTTACAAGTTGTTCTGTTTCTG
This window encodes:
- the purL gene encoding phosphoribosylformylglycinamidine synthase subunit PurL; amino-acid sequence: MSLHREPTPEMIKEQKIYAEMGLTDEEFGMVESILGRLPNYTELGLFSVMWSEHCSYKNSKVLLKKFPVDGEKVLQGPGEGAGIIDIGDDQAVVFKIESHNHPSAIEPYQGAATGVGGILRDVFSMGARPISILNSLRFGELTSPKVKYLFEEVVAGIAGYGNCVGVPTVGGEIQFDPCYEGNPLVNAMCVGLIDHKDIKKGQAKGVGNTVMYVGASTGRDGIHGATFASEELSEASEEKRPAVQVGDPFMEKLLLEASLEIIQSDALVGIQDMGAAGLTSSSAEMASKAGSGIVMNLDEVPQREKNMTPYEMMLSESQERMLIVVQKGREAEIREIVEKWGLMCREIGYVTDDKKLHLLHKGEVVADVPVDALAEDAPVYHKPSKEPAYYSEFQSQENVAPEIEDAKEALINLLSQPTIASKEWVYDQYDYMVQTNTVVSPGSDAAVVRIRGTEKALAMTTDCNSRYLYLDPEVGGKIAIAEAARNIVCSGAEPLGITDCLNYGNPERPEIFWQLEKSTDGMSEACRTFGVPVIGGNVSLYNERSGEAVYPTPTIGMVGLIEKTEYITTQNFKEAGDVIYLLGDTKKEFGGSELQKLVEGRISGKAPVIDLEEEKQRQQQLLQAIRSGLVQSAHDIAEGGLGVAVAESMIDGEVGASVKIGEDVITELYAESQSRFVVTVKKENQAQFEQIVDAKVIGEVTNDKVLTINSNNQVLFTATQEELATAWKGAIPCLLKSKA
- the purQ gene encoding phosphoribosylformylglycinamidine synthase subunit PurQ, whose translation is MKYAVIVFPGSNCDADMFHAISDALGEEVEYVWHAETDLDKFDGILIPGGFSYGDYLRSGAIARFANIMESVIEAAEAGKPVLGVCNGFQILLEAGLLPGAMKRNENLKFICRPVDLVVENNETLFTSEYEQGQVISIPVAHGEGNYYCDEETLVSLKENKQIVFTYKTNVNGSLEQIAGIMNERGNVLGMMPHPERAVEPLIGSEDGLKLFKSILRNWRETHVATS
- the purS gene encoding phosphoribosylformylglycinamidine synthase subunit PurS — protein: MYKVKVFVTLKESVLDPQGTAVKGSLHALTYNEVEDVRIGKYMELLINKSEQDLDARVKEMCEKLLANTVIEDYRFEVEEA
- the purC gene encoding phosphoribosylaminoimidazolesuccinocarboxamide synthase: MLYEGKAKRIFETDEKDILWIEYKDEATAFNGEKKDTIIGKGRLNNEITSIIFEKLQEKGIENHWVNRLSETEQLVKKVTIIPLEVVVRNIIAGSLSKRLGIDEGTVMEDPIVEFYYKDDDLGDPLVTEDHIRVLNIATKEQQEIMREKCLQVNEVLKEVFAKINVLLVDFKLEFGMTNDGELLLADEVSPDTCRLWDKDTNQKFDKDVYRRNLGNLQDGYQEILNRLGGSSCTK